The following are from one region of the Actinomyces sp. oral taxon 897 genome:
- the coaE gene encoding dephospho-CoA kinase, with product MSAPGTGAAPGGAGPGGAAPTGAGSAGSGGYSGPAGARALYVGLTGGIGSGKSTAAAVLADLGATVVDADVLAREVVAPGTPGLAAVAAAFGDVLRADGSLDRAALGARVFRDPGERARLEGIVLPLVAARAQRRLAAVPAGRVAVYDMPLLVEQRAASRFDYVVVVQAPCEVRLARLEGRGLGREEALARLASQASDEQRRAVADVVLDNSGTREELRAAIERLWADVLVPAATEMAADQGRRA from the coding sequence GTGAGCGCGCCCGGCACGGGTGCGGCCCCTGGCGGTGCGGGGCCGGGCGGGGCGGCCCCCACCGGGGCGGGGTCGGCCGGGTCCGGCGGGTACTCGGGCCCGGCGGGTGCCCGGGCCCTGTACGTGGGGCTGACCGGCGGGATCGGCTCGGGCAAGTCCACTGCCGCCGCCGTCCTGGCCGACCTGGGGGCCACCGTCGTGGACGCCGACGTGCTGGCCCGTGAGGTGGTGGCCCCCGGCACGCCGGGCCTGGCGGCGGTCGCGGCGGCCTTCGGGGACGTCCTGCGGGCGGACGGGTCGCTGGACCGGGCCGCCCTGGGGGCCCGCGTCTTCAGGGACCCCGGGGAGCGGGCACGTCTTGAGGGCATTGTCCTGCCCCTCGTCGCCGCCCGGGCGCAGCGGCGCCTGGCCGCGGTCCCGGCCGGGCGCGTGGCCGTCTACGACATGCCACTCCTGGTCGAGCAGCGGGCGGCGTCGCGCTTTGACTACGTCGTGGTGGTGCAGGCCCCGTGCGAGGTGCGCCTGGCCCGTCTGGAGGGCCGGGGCCTGGGCCGGGAGGAGGCCCTGGCCCGCCTGGCCAGCCAGGCCAGTGACGAGCAGCGTCGCGCGGTGGCCGACGTCGTGCTTGACAACAGCGGGACGCGCGAGGAGCTGCGTGCCGCGATTGAGCGCCTCTGGGCGGACGTCCTGGTGCCCGCGGCTACGGAAATGGCCGCTGACCAGGGCAGACGTGCCTGA
- a CDS encoding pyroglutamyl-peptidase I family protein produces MTASVSSPVLITGFGPFGPHAVNPSQEVVRALQAAPGDDVAAEVLPVSFTGAPAKLGELARVHRPRAVLSLGLAGDAQVLRVECVAANEQEGVDEDGRPSQQGVVEAGGPEGLLATVDTAALVDVLTQAGLEAKESWDAGTYVCNTTFYAGVRTGLPAGFLHVPPDVDVAVLAQALLAWAAGYRR; encoded by the coding sequence ATGACCGCTTCTGTGAGCTCCCCGGTCCTTATCACCGGCTTCGGCCCCTTTGGCCCCCACGCCGTCAACCCCTCCCAGGAGGTGGTCCGGGCGCTGCAGGCCGCGCCGGGTGACGACGTGGCGGCCGAGGTGCTGCCCGTCAGCTTCACCGGGGCCCCGGCGAAGCTGGGTGAGCTCGCCCGCGTGCACCGCCCCCGGGCCGTGCTGAGCCTGGGACTGGCCGGGGACGCCCAGGTGCTGCGGGTGGAGTGCGTGGCGGCCAACGAGCAGGAGGGCGTGGACGAGGACGGTCGGCCCTCACAGCAGGGCGTGGTCGAGGCAGGGGGACCGGAGGGACTGCTCGCCACGGTCGACACCGCCGCGCTGGTGGACGTCCTGACCCAGGCCGGCCTGGAGGCTAAGGAGTCCTGGGACGCAGGCACCTACGTGTGCAACACGACCTTCTACGCGGGGGTGCGCACGGGCCTGCCCGCCGGGTTCCTCCACGTCCCGCCGGACGTGGACGTCGCCGTCCTGGCGCAGGCGCTGCTGGCCTGGGCGGCAGGCTACCGGCGGTGA
- the rpsA gene encoding 30S ribosomal protein S1, with protein MTITNSLAPVAVNDIGSTEEILAAVDETIKYFDDGDIVEGTVVKVDRDEVLLDIGYKTEGVILARELSIKHDVDPDEIVSVGDEIEALVLQKEDKEGRLLLSKKRAQYERAWGTIERVKEEDGVVTGTVIEVVKGGLILDIGLRGFLPASLVEMRRVRDLQPYVGRELEAKIIELDKNRNNVVLSRRAWLEQTQSEVRTNFLQTLQKGQVRTGVVSSIVNFGAFVDLGGVDGLVHVSELSWKHIDHPSEVVEVGQEVTVEVLEVDFDRERVSLSLKKTQEDPWQAFARTHAIGQVVPGKVTKLVPFGAFVRVEDGIEGLVHISELAQRHIEVPEQVAKVGDEVFVKVIDIDLDRRRISLSLKQANEGVDPSSDDFDPSLYGMAAEYDENGNYKYPEGFDPETNEWLEGYDAQREAWEAEYAAAHARWEAHKAQVARAMEEDTDSGAPASGSTSYSSAPSEATGTLASDEALAALREKLTGN; from the coding sequence ATGACCATCACCAACAGCCTCGCCCCGGTCGCCGTCAACGACATCGGCTCGACCGAGGAGATCCTCGCCGCCGTCGACGAGACCATCAAGTACTTCGATGACGGCGACATCGTCGAGGGCACTGTCGTCAAGGTCGACCGCGACGAGGTCCTCCTTGACATCGGCTACAAGACCGAGGGCGTCATCCTCGCTCGCGAGCTGTCCATCAAGCACGACGTCGACCCTGACGAGATCGTCTCGGTCGGCGACGAGATCGAGGCCCTGGTCCTCCAGAAGGAGGACAAGGAGGGCCGTCTGCTCCTGAGCAAGAAGCGTGCCCAGTACGAGCGTGCCTGGGGCACCATCGAACGGGTCAAGGAGGAGGACGGCGTCGTCACCGGCACCGTCATCGAGGTCGTCAAGGGTGGTCTCATCCTCGACATCGGCCTGCGCGGCTTCCTGCCCGCCTCCCTGGTCGAGATGCGCCGTGTCCGTGACCTCCAGCCCTACGTGGGTCGTGAGCTCGAGGCCAAGATCATCGAGCTGGACAAGAACCGCAACAACGTGGTCCTGTCCCGCCGTGCCTGGCTCGAGCAGACCCAGTCCGAGGTCCGCACCAACTTCCTCCAGACCCTCCAGAAGGGCCAGGTCCGTACCGGTGTGGTCTCCTCCATCGTCAACTTCGGTGCCTTCGTGGACCTCGGTGGTGTGGACGGCCTCGTCCACGTCTCCGAGCTGTCCTGGAAGCACATCGACCACCCCTCCGAGGTCGTCGAGGTCGGTCAGGAGGTCACCGTCGAGGTCCTCGAGGTCGACTTCGACCGCGAGCGCGTCTCCCTGTCGCTCAAGAAGACCCAGGAGGACCCCTGGCAGGCCTTCGCCCGCACCCACGCCATCGGCCAGGTCGTGCCCGGCAAGGTCACCAAGCTCGTCCCCTTCGGCGCCTTCGTGCGCGTGGAGGACGGCATCGAGGGCCTGGTCCACATCTCCGAGCTGGCCCAGCGCCACATCGAGGTGCCCGAGCAGGTCGCCAAGGTCGGTGACGAGGTCTTCGTCAAGGTCATTGACATCGACCTGGACCGCCGTCGTATCTCCCTGAGCCTCAAGCAGGCCAACGAGGGCGTGGACCCCAGCTCCGACGACTTCGACCCCAGCCTCTACGGCATGGCCGCGGAGTACGACGAGAACGGCAACTACAAGTACCCCGAGGGCTTCGACCCCGAGACCAACGAGTGGCTGGAGGGCTACGACGCCCAGCGCGAGGCCTGGGAGGCCGAGTACGCGGCCGCCCACGCCCGCTGGGAGGCCCACAAGGCCCAGGTCGCCAGGGCCATGGAGGAGGACACCGACTCCGGCGCCCCGGCGTCGGGCTCCACCTCCTACTCCTCGGCCCCCTCGGAGGCCACCGGTACGCTGGCCTCCGACGAGGCGCTGGCCGCCCTGCGCGAGAAGCTGACCGGCAACTGA
- the polA gene encoding DNA polymerase I translates to MAFRAFYALPVENFTTSTGQATNAVHGFTSMFLSLIDSERPTHVAVAFDLPGGTFRTQDYPLYKANRDAPPQPFVGQVALIQDLLSAMGVRSLTKENVEADDILATLAARAQEAGMEVLVCSGDRDSLQTVTERCTVLYPVRGVSTLRRMTPAEVERRYGVPPQRYPHLAALVGETSDNLPGVPGVGPKTAAKWLSLYDGLDGVIAHADQIRGKAGQSLRDHLGDVVRNRRLNRLLTDVDLGLDVRRDLRLAGADRAALTGVMESLELRTLAQRAGRILTFADSADHAGPAPGDRLAGRLASLTPAVLGADLEPGAVGPWLAGHLGGADGQAGVLGVVVTGSLRPGQADPELLALSDGTAAVVIDLTLVSPQDETALAALLTDVSRPKVVADAKGAWHALRARGLGLDGVVGDPSLGAYLCRPEQRAYDIDSLAQRWLGVDLEAQGPAQVQGAFDLESLGQDATPTAALAAARRAALLPALEEALRERMGQRGVLDLYQGLEMPVASCLAQMEADGIAVDEAVLAERETELDARVTHAAQGAYDAAGHELNLSSPRQLQAVLFDELRMPRTRRTKTGYTTDAAALADLYARTSHPFLGHLLEHRDAIKLRQTVEGLRKAVQPDGRVHTTFQQTVTATGRLSSTDPNLQNIPARTPEGMRIREAFTVGRGYECLVTADYSQIEMRIMAHLSGDEALIEAFRSGEDLHRYVAALVHDVPVSQVTPEQRSHVKAMSYGLAYGLSTYGLAKQLGIDNAEAAALKDAYFARFGRVHDYLEGVVEQARRDGYTQTMFGRRRYLPDLASDSRQRREMAERAALNAPIQGSAADIVKKAMVDVAEELGEQGCSSRILLQIHDELLVEVAPGETGTVEEVLRSRMGAAAELSVPLDVSLGRGRTWRDAAH, encoded by the coding sequence ATGGCCTTCCGCGCCTTCTACGCCCTGCCGGTCGAGAACTTCACCACCTCCACCGGCCAGGCCACCAACGCCGTCCACGGCTTCACCTCCATGTTCCTGTCCCTGATCGACAGCGAGCGCCCCACGCACGTGGCCGTGGCCTTCGACCTGCCCGGAGGCACCTTCCGCACCCAGGACTACCCCCTCTACAAGGCCAACCGCGACGCGCCCCCCCAGCCCTTCGTCGGCCAGGTCGCCCTCATCCAGGACCTCCTGTCCGCCATGGGCGTGCGCTCCCTGACCAAGGAGAACGTCGAGGCCGACGACATCCTGGCCACCCTGGCCGCCCGCGCCCAGGAGGCGGGCATGGAGGTCCTCGTCTGCTCGGGGGACCGTGACTCCCTCCAGACCGTCACCGAGCGGTGCACCGTGCTCTACCCCGTCAGGGGCGTGTCCACCCTGCGCCGCATGACCCCCGCCGAGGTCGAGAGGCGCTACGGGGTGCCTCCGCAGCGCTACCCCCACCTGGCGGCCCTGGTGGGCGAGACCAGCGACAACCTCCCCGGGGTGCCCGGGGTGGGCCCCAAGACCGCCGCCAAGTGGCTCAGCCTCTACGACGGCCTCGACGGCGTCATCGCCCACGCCGACCAGATCCGGGGCAAGGCCGGCCAGTCCCTGCGCGACCACCTGGGGGACGTCGTGCGCAACCGCCGCCTCAACCGCCTCCTGACCGACGTCGACCTAGGCCTGGACGTGCGCCGGGACCTCAGGCTCGCGGGCGCCGACCGGGCCGCCCTGACCGGTGTCATGGAGTCCCTGGAGCTGCGTACCCTGGCCCAGCGGGCCGGACGGATCCTGACCTTCGCCGACTCCGCCGACCACGCGGGCCCCGCCCCGGGGGACCGCCTGGCGGGGCGCCTGGCCTCCCTGACCCCGGCCGTCCTGGGTGCCGACCTCGAGCCCGGGGCGGTGGGGCCCTGGCTCGCCGGGCACCTGGGGGGAGCGGACGGGCAGGCCGGGGTGCTGGGGGTCGTGGTCACCGGCAGCCTGCGCCCGGGCCAGGCCGACCCCGAGCTCCTGGCCCTGTCGGACGGCACGGCCGCCGTCGTCATCGACCTGACCCTGGTCTCCCCCCAGGACGAGACGGCGCTGGCGGCGCTGCTCACCGACGTCTCGCGCCCCAAGGTCGTCGCCGACGCCAAGGGCGCCTGGCACGCCCTGCGCGCACGGGGCCTGGGGCTGGACGGCGTCGTGGGGGACCCCTCCCTGGGGGCCTACCTGTGCCGTCCCGAGCAGCGCGCCTACGACATCGACTCCCTGGCGCAGCGCTGGCTCGGGGTCGACCTGGAGGCCCAGGGGCCCGCCCAGGTTCAGGGGGCCTTCGACCTGGAGTCCCTGGGCCAGGACGCCACGCCGACCGCCGCCCTGGCCGCGGCGCGCCGCGCGGCCCTCCTGCCCGCGCTGGAGGAGGCGCTCAGGGAGCGGATGGGCCAGCGCGGCGTCCTGGACCTCTACCAGGGCCTGGAGATGCCCGTGGCCAGCTGCCTGGCCCAGATGGAGGCCGACGGCATCGCCGTGGACGAGGCCGTGCTGGCCGAGCGCGAGACCGAGCTCGACGCCCGCGTCACCCACGCCGCCCAGGGGGCCTACGACGCCGCGGGCCACGAGCTCAACCTCTCCAGCCCCAGGCAGCTCCAGGCCGTCCTGTTCGACGAGCTGAGGATGCCCAGGACCCGGCGCACCAAGACCGGCTACACCACCGACGCCGCCGCCCTGGCCGACCTGTACGCCAGGACCTCCCACCCCTTCCTGGGCCACCTCCTGGAGCACCGCGACGCCATTAAGCTGCGCCAGACGGTCGAGGGCCTGCGCAAGGCCGTCCAGCCCGACGGGCGCGTCCACACCACCTTCCAGCAGACCGTGACCGCCACCGGGCGCCTGTCCTCCACCGACCCCAACCTGCAGAACATCCCCGCCCGCACGCCGGAGGGCATGCGCATCCGTGAGGCCTTCACCGTGGGCCGGGGCTACGAGTGCCTGGTGACCGCCGACTACTCCCAGATCGAGATGCGCATTATGGCCCACCTGTCGGGGGACGAGGCGCTCATTGAGGCCTTCCGCAGCGGGGAGGACCTGCACCGCTACGTGGCGGCCCTGGTCCACGACGTCCCCGTGTCCCAGGTCACGCCTGAGCAGCGCAGCCACGTCAAGGCCATGAGCTACGGCCTGGCCTACGGGCTGTCCACCTACGGGCTGGCCAAGCAGCTGGGCATTGACAACGCCGAGGCCGCGGCCCTGAAGGACGCCTACTTCGCCCGGTTCGGGCGGGTCCACGACTACCTGGAGGGCGTGGTGGAGCAGGCCCGGCGCGACGGCTACACCCAGACCATGTTCGGACGCCGCCGCTACCTGCCGGACCTGGCCAGCGACAGCCGCCAACGCCGGGAGATGGCCGAGCGGGCCGCCCTCAACGCCCCCATCCAGGGCAGCGCTGCCGACATCGTCAAGAAGGCGATGGTCGACGTGGCCGAGGAGCTGGGGGAGCAGGGCTGCTCCAGCCGCATCCTGCTGCAGATCCACGACGAGCTCCTGGTGGAGGTGGCCCCCGGGGAGACCGGGACGGTGGAGGAGGTCCTCAGGAGCCGCATGGGGGCCGCCGCCGAGCTCTCGGTACCCCTGGACGTCTCCCTGGGGCGTGGCCGGACCTGGCGCGACGCAGCACACTGA
- a CDS encoding thioesterase, FlK family has protein sequence MSQALPPGSAGGPCRPVPSGPGAARWEDRERATLMETLGMRVVRRDAHHTVVTMPVDRALQVVGILHGGASAALIETAASVAAREAAPEGLVPVGAELQVSHLRPVSQGTVRAVTQPLHVGRRTTVYEVRVTDVSEHLVARGTLRSLYVPHP, from the coding sequence ATGAGTCAGGCCCTTCCCCCCGGTTCCGCCGGCGGCCCCTGCCGCCCCGTCCCCTCCGGGCCCGGGGCCGCGCGGTGGGAGGACCGCGAGCGCGCCACGCTCATGGAGACCCTGGGCATGAGGGTCGTCCGACGTGATGCTCACCATACCGTGGTCACCATGCCGGTGGACAGGGCCCTGCAGGTGGTGGGGATCCTCCACGGGGGCGCGAGCGCCGCCCTCATTGAGACGGCGGCCTCGGTGGCGGCGCGGGAGGCGGCACCCGAGGGCCTGGTGCCGGTGGGGGCCGAGCTCCAGGTCTCGCACCTGCGCCCGGTGAGCCAGGGCACGGTGAGGGCCGTGACGCAGCCGCTGCACGTGGGACGCCGCACGACGGTGTACGAGGTCAGGGTCACCGACGTGTCCGAGCACCTGGTGGCACGCGGGACCCTGCGCAGCCTGTACGTACCGCACCCCTGA
- a CDS encoding ANTAR domain-containing response regulator, which produces MSTDSTTRSRRVLVAEDETLIRLDIVETLTDAGYEVVAEAADGEEAIRLAEEHRPDICVMDVKMPVTDGITAAERILDKHDCAVVMLTAFSQTELVQRASEAGAMAYVVKPFTPADLIPALEIAVSRHEEISSLESEVADLQERFETRKRVDRAKGLLMEKMGLSEPDAFRWLQKTSMNRRLTMREVADAVIEQVGSSKSSKSS; this is translated from the coding sequence GTGAGCACCGATTCCACCACCCGATCCCGCAGGGTCCTCGTCGCCGAGGACGAGACCCTCATCCGTCTTGACATCGTGGAGACCCTCACTGATGCCGGGTACGAGGTCGTCGCCGAGGCCGCCGACGGCGAGGAGGCCATCCGTCTCGCCGAGGAGCACCGGCCCGACATCTGCGTCATGGACGTCAAGATGCCCGTCACCGACGGCATCACGGCCGCCGAGCGCATTCTCGACAAGCACGACTGCGCGGTGGTCATGCTGACCGCCTTCAGCCAGACCGAGCTCGTCCAGCGTGCCAGCGAGGCCGGTGCCATGGCCTACGTGGTCAAGCCCTTCACCCCCGCCGACCTCATCCCGGCCCTGGAGATCGCCGTGAGCCGCCACGAGGAGATCTCCTCCCTGGAGTCCGAGGTCGCCGACCTCCAGGAGCGCTTCGAGACCCGCAAGCGCGTGGACCGGGCCAAGGGCCTGCTCATGGAGAAGATGGGGCTGAGCGAGCCCGACGCCTTCCGCTGGCTGCAGAAGACCTCCATGAACCGCCGCCTGACCATGCGCGAGGTCGCCGACGCCGTCATCGAGCAGGTCGGCTCCTCCAAGTCCTCCAAGTCCTCCTGA
- the pyk gene encoding pyruvate kinase produces MHRAKIVCTLGPATNSPEQVQALVDAGMNVARINRSHGRAEDQEEVIDRIRSAAQASGRAIAVLVDLQGPKIRLGTFVNDQKVMLHKGDEFTITTDDVLGTVKRVSTTFKGLPGDCRPGDRLLIDDGNVAVRVVAVTDTDVVTKVEVPGYVSNHKGLNLPGVAVSVPALSEKDRGDLRWAIKIGADIIALSFVRSADDIKDVHDIMDEYGVRIPVIAKIEKPQAVDNLYDIVSAFDGIMVARGDLGVEMPLESVPLVQKRAIELARRQAKPVIVATQVLESMIQNPRPTRAEASDCANAILDGADAVMLSGETSVGAYPIEAVRTMARIIENVEERGGERIAPLGSYPQTRAGVLTRAAAEMGEQLDVDYLVTFTQSGDTARRLSRLRSAIPLLAFTPLTSTRNQLAVSWGVSTYEVPEVTNTDEMVDQVDEVLQTKNLANLGDTVVIVAGMPPGTPGSTNSIRIHTVGERSDYRYD; encoded by the coding sequence ATGCACAGAGCAAAGATCGTATGCACCCTCGGACCGGCCACAAACTCCCCTGAGCAGGTGCAGGCTCTCGTGGACGCTGGCATGAACGTCGCCCGGATCAACCGCTCCCACGGGCGGGCGGAGGACCAGGAGGAGGTCATCGACCGGATCCGCTCGGCCGCCCAGGCCTCCGGCCGCGCCATCGCCGTCCTGGTCGACCTCCAGGGTCCCAAGATCCGCCTGGGGACCTTTGTCAACGACCAGAAGGTCATGCTGCACAAGGGCGACGAGTTCACCATCACCACCGACGACGTGCTGGGCACCGTCAAGCGCGTCTCCACCACCTTCAAGGGGCTGCCCGGGGACTGCCGTCCCGGTGACCGCCTCCTCATTGACGACGGCAACGTGGCGGTGCGCGTCGTGGCCGTCACCGACACCGACGTGGTCACCAAGGTCGAGGTCCCCGGCTACGTCTCCAACCACAAGGGCCTCAACCTGCCCGGGGTGGCGGTCTCCGTGCCGGCCCTCAGCGAGAAGGACCGCGGGGACCTGCGCTGGGCCATTAAGATCGGCGCCGACATCATCGCCCTGTCCTTCGTGCGCAGCGCCGACGACATCAAGGACGTCCACGACATCATGGACGAGTACGGGGTGCGTATCCCCGTGATCGCCAAGATCGAGAAGCCCCAGGCGGTGGACAACCTCTACGACATCGTCTCCGCCTTCGACGGCATTATGGTGGCCCGCGGCGACCTGGGCGTGGAGATGCCCCTGGAGTCCGTGCCCCTGGTCCAGAAGCGCGCCATCGAGCTGGCCCGCCGTCAGGCCAAGCCGGTCATCGTGGCCACCCAGGTCCTGGAGTCCATGATCCAGAACCCGCGCCCCACCCGCGCCGAGGCCTCCGACTGCGCCAACGCCATCCTCGACGGCGCCGACGCCGTCATGCTCTCCGGGGAGACCTCGGTGGGCGCCTATCCGATCGAGGCCGTGCGCACCATGGCCCGCATTATCGAGAACGTCGAGGAGCGCGGCGGCGAGCGCATCGCGCCGCTGGGCTCCTACCCCCAGACCCGCGCCGGGGTGCTCACCCGTGCCGCCGCCGAGATGGGCGAGCAGCTCGACGTGGACTACCTGGTGACCTTCACGCAGTCCGGCGACACGGCCCGCCGCCTGTCGCGCCTGCGCTCGGCCATCCCGCTGCTGGCCTTCACCCCCCTGACCTCGACCCGCAACCAGCTGGCCGTCTCCTGGGGCGTGTCCACCTACGAGGTGCCCGAGGTCACCAACACCGACGAGATGGTGGACCAGGTCGATGAGGTCCTCCAGACCAAGAACCTGGCCAACCTCGGGGACACGGTGGTGATCGTGGCCGGCATGCCCCCGGGCACCCCCGGGTCGACCAACTCCATCCGCATCCACACCGTGGGGGAGCGCAGCGACTACCGCTACGACTGA
- the lgt gene encoding prolipoprotein diacylglyceryl transferase produces MPTVATLITGLAATRAVPPCSIPSPSRSVWHLGPFPLRAYALCILTGVFVAVWWSDRRYRARGGGRDVVLDAALLGVPAGIVCARLYHVLTSPDAYFGPHGDLSLIPQVWNGGLGIWGGVAGGTAAVAWLLRRRGLRLAPFVDAVAPALLVAQAIGRVGNWFNQELFGGPTTLPWGLEIDAAHTPVGYAPGTLFHPTFLYEALWNLAGAAFLVWLGRHLLARDGATGGRLAWAYLMVYTSGRGWIEYLRVDEAQHVLGLRLNVWTSLLVFVLGLVGYTLCQPVDDAVACPDRGARGGPGGEDPTATPGREDQGDQDQEEEPEGEPDAPGPVEEPDAPGPRSARAPGRGPREEGDGAAAG; encoded by the coding sequence GTGCCTACCGTCGCCACCCTGATCACCGGCCTGGCCGCGACCCGTGCGGTCCCGCCCTGCTCCATCCCCAGCCCCTCACGCTCCGTGTGGCACCTGGGGCCCTTCCCGCTACGGGCCTACGCGCTGTGCATCCTCACCGGGGTCTTCGTGGCCGTGTGGTGGTCGGACCGCCGTTACCGGGCCCGGGGCGGGGGCAGGGACGTGGTGCTGGACGCCGCCCTGCTGGGGGTGCCGGCCGGGATCGTCTGCGCGCGCCTCTACCACGTCCTGACCTCGCCGGACGCCTACTTCGGACCGCACGGGGACCTGTCCCTCATCCCCCAGGTCTGGAACGGGGGCCTGGGCATCTGGGGCGGTGTCGCGGGGGGCACGGCCGCCGTGGCCTGGCTGCTGCGCCGCCGCGGCCTGCGCCTGGCCCCCTTCGTGGACGCCGTCGCCCCCGCCCTCCTGGTGGCCCAGGCCATCGGCCGGGTGGGCAACTGGTTCAACCAGGAGCTCTTCGGCGGCCCCACCACCCTGCCCTGGGGGCTGGAGATCGACGCCGCCCACACCCCCGTGGGGTACGCCCCTGGCACGCTCTTCCACCCGACCTTCCTCTACGAGGCCCTGTGGAACCTGGCTGGCGCGGCCTTCCTGGTGTGGCTGGGACGCCACCTGCTGGCACGTGACGGCGCCACCGGCGGCCGCCTGGCGTGGGCCTACCTCATGGTCTACACCTCGGGCCGGGGGTGGATCGAGTACCTGCGGGTCGACGAGGCCCAGCACGTCCTGGGGCTGCGCCTGAACGTGTGGACGTCCCTGCTTGTCTTCGTCCTGGGCCTGGTGGGCTACACCCTGTGCCAGCCCGTCGACGACGCCGTGGCCTGCCCCGACCGCGGCGCCCGGGGCGGACCCGGTGGGGAGGACCCGACCGCGACGCCGGGCCGAGAGGACCAGGGGGACCAGGACCAGGAGGAGGAGCCGGAGGGAGAGCCAGACGCACCCGGCCCCGTCGAGGAGCCGGACGCCCCCGGCCCCAGGTCGGCGCGGGCTCCTGGCCGAGGGCCCCGGGAGGAGGGGGACGGCGCCGCGGCCGGCTGA
- a CDS encoding indole-3-glycerol phosphate synthase TrpC, with product MKAFLRAVEAARLAVAAREERLPLDRVREMVRTAPGALDAVAVLCTQARAVSVIAEVRRATATFSDLSGVGDPGVLARFYEAGGAACVSVVTEPLRSHGSLADLDAVRRAVDVPVLVHDLIVTPYQVHEARAHGADLLMLDARLAPLILESLVERTHSLGMLAVVEAHTRAEALTALRLGARAVSVDSRDPRNRRADPGRFAQVAEVVPAATMRIAQGGVRGAHDVMEYARAGADVVLVGEALIRSADPQQFVAELVAAGSHPALLPAAHREVS from the coding sequence GTGAAGGCGTTTCTACGTGCTGTCGAGGCCGCACGCCTCGCCGTGGCCGCCCGGGAGGAGCGCCTGCCGCTGGACCGGGTCCGTGAGATGGTGCGCACCGCCCCGGGGGCCCTGGACGCCGTGGCCGTCCTGTGCACGCAGGCGCGGGCGGTCTCCGTGATCGCCGAGGTCAGGCGCGCCACCGCCACCTTCTCCGACCTCTCCGGGGTCGGGGACCCCGGTGTCCTGGCGCGCTTCTACGAGGCCGGGGGGGCGGCCTGCGTCTCGGTGGTCACCGAGCCCCTGCGCAGCCACGGCTCCCTGGCGGACCTGGACGCCGTGCGCCGGGCGGTGGACGTCCCCGTCCTGGTCCACGACCTCATTGTCACCCCCTACCAGGTCCACGAGGCCCGGGCCCACGGCGCGGACCTGCTCATGCTCGACGCGCGCCTGGCCCCCCTGATCCTGGAGAGCCTGGTGGAGCGCACCCACTCCCTGGGCATGCTCGCCGTCGTCGAGGCCCACACGCGCGCCGAGGCCCTCACCGCCCTGCGGCTGGGGGCCCGGGCCGTCAGCGTGGACTCCCGCGACCCCAGGAACCGCAGGGCCGACCCGGGCCGCTTCGCCCAGGTCGCCGAGGTCGTCCCCGCCGCCACCATGCGTATCGCCCAGGGCGGCGTGCGCGGGGCCCACGACGTCATGGAGTACGCCCGCGCCGGCGCCGACGTGGTCCTGGTGGGGGAGGCGCTCATACGCTCCGCCGACCCCCAGCAGTTCGTCGCCGAGCTCGTGGCCGCCGGCAGCCACCCGGCCCTCCTGCCCGCCGCCCACCGAGAGGTTTCCTGA
- the hisI gene encoding phosphoribosyl-AMP cyclohydrolase, whose product MTEPVLPASLAARLKRDASGLVCAVVQQFDTREVLMVGWMDDEALRRTLTQGRVTFWSRSRGEYWRKGDTSGHHQYVRSVSLDCDGDALLVQVDQVGAACHTGTRSCFQAGGDLGAVVGSRP is encoded by the coding sequence GTGACCGAACCCGTCCTGCCCGCCTCCCTGGCGGCCCGTCTCAAACGGGACGCCTCCGGCCTGGTGTGCGCCGTCGTCCAGCAGTTCGACACCCGCGAGGTCCTCATGGTCGGGTGGATGGACGACGAGGCCCTGCGTCGCACCCTGACCCAGGGGAGGGTGACCTTCTGGTCCCGCTCCCGGGGGGAGTACTGGCGCAAGGGGGACACCTCCGGCCACCACCAGTACGTGAGGTCCGTGTCCCTGGACTGCGACGGCGACGCCCTCCTGGTCCAGGTCGACCAGGTCGGGGCCGCCTGCCACACGGGGACGCGCAGCTGCTTCCAGGCCGGCGGGGACCTGGGGGCCGTCGTCGGCTCCCGCCCCTGA